From Acidimicrobiales bacterium:
TCGCCCCCCTGCCGGCGGTCATGCCCGACGACGTCGAGATCGCCGTCGACGGCCGGCAGCTGACGATCCGGGCCGCGCTGCGGTCGCCGGCGCCCAAGCAGTACCTGCTGAGCGAGTGGAGCTACGGGCCCTACGAGCGCACGCTGGAGCTGCCGGACGGCTTCGGCCGCAGCGTCGAGGCCAGCCTGGCCAACGGGCAGCTGGCCGTGCGCGTCCTGCGGGGCGAGCCCGACGGCGGCGAGCCGCAGACGACCACGCCGGTCGTCCCCGGCCGCAACCAGCCCTAGGGCGCCGGCACCCTCGCCGTCCCCCGCACCGACGGCCGCACGAGCGGCGAGGCCCGGCGGATGCTCTCCCGCGCCACGTCCTCGACCTCGAACCCGGCGGCGGCGATGGCGTCGCCCGTCCGCCTCGTCAGCCGGCAGCCGCCGGCCAGCCGCCGCCACACCGGCTCGAGCCGCCGCTGCCAGCGCAGCCGGCGCGGCCGCCCGTCGGCGGCGACGTGCTCGAGGAACACCAGCCGCCCGCCGGGGCGCAGCACGCGGCGCAGCTCGGCCAGGGCGGCCGGCTGGTCGGCGACCGAGCACAGCACGAGCGTCGTCACCGCGACGTCGAACCCGCCGTCCGGAAACGGCAGGTGCTCCGCGGGCGCGTCGACGACCTCGACCCGCCCGGCCGCCGGCGGCTCGGCCGCCACCCGCTCGGCCAGCCGCTCGCGCATGTGGCGGTCGGGCTCGGTCAGCACGAGGCGGCGGACGCCGGCGCCGTAGTGCGCGAGGTTGCGGCCGGTGCCGGCCCCGATCTCGAGCACGTCGCCCTCCACGCCGGCGAGCAGGTCGGCCCGCCACCGCTCGAGGCAGGCCTCCTCCATCTGCGCAGTGAGGCGGTCGTAGACCCGGGCGAACAGCCACGACATGGCGGCCACGGTAGGCCGGTCGCCGGTTCCCGCCGACCGCTCGGGCGGGTGGCGCTACTGTCCGGCACGGGCATGCCCCGGCTCTCGTTGTTGAACGGGTTCGAGCTCGAGGTGGATGGGGCGTCGGTCGAGCTGTCCAGGCCGTGCCAGCGGCTGCTCGCCGTCGTCGCGCTGAACCGCGCCTCGGTGGCCCGCTCGACGGTCGCCGGCGTGCTCTGGCCGGAGCGGGACGAGCGGCGGAGCGCGGCGAACGTGCGGTCCACGCTGTGGCGACTGCCGGCGGAGGTGCGCGCCCTCGTCCGCCCGGACCAGCACCGCATCTCGCTCGACCCGTCCCTGCGCTGCGACGTCGACGAGCTCGTCGCCCTGGCCGCCCGCCTGGTCGACACCGTCCCGGTGGCCGCCGCCGACCTGCGGGTCGGTCCCCTCCTCCACGACCTGCTGCCCGCCTGGTACGACGACTGGGTCGTCGTGGAGCGGGAGCGGCTGCGCCAGCTGCGGGTCCACGCGCTCGAGGCGCTCGCCGCCCGGCTGCGGGCCGAGAGCCGGTTCGGGGAGTCGATCGAGGCCGGGCTGGCGGCGGTGGCGGCCGAGCCGCTGCGCGAGAGCGCGCACCGCAGCCTGGTCGAGACGCACCTCGCCGAGGGCAACCGCACCGAGGCCATCCGCCAGTGCGACCTGTACCGCCGGCTGCTGCGCCACGAGATGGGCGTCGACGCGTCCCCCCTGCTCGACGCGCTCGAGCGCCGGGCGCTCGGGCGGTGACGGCGGCGCGACCGGTCGGCGACAGCGGCGCGACGCCGGCGGTGGCACGGTCCGCGGGTGAGCGACGGCGCTCCGGGCGACGAGCGCGGCGGGCGGGGCCGTGGCGGTGTGCTCCTGCTGCGGGTGTGGGTCGAGGCGACCGCCCCGCCCGACGTCCGCGCCCGCGTGCTCGCCGCCGAGCCCGACCGGTCGGCCTGCCTCCTCAACGCCGGGGTGGCCGGCGTCGACGAGGTGGTCGCCACGGTGCGGCGGTGGCTCGAGGAGCTGGCCTCGCCCGAGCCGTCGGCCGGTGACGCGCCCGCGACGCGCCGCGAGTTCTCCTGACGCCAGCCCGAGCACCCGGACGAGGAGGGGGAGCCGTGAGAGGGTCCGTCGCCGGAGGCGCCACCGCACCGGTGGTCCCGTCGTCGCTCGTGCTGATCGGCGGGTTCGGGCTGGAGGTGGACGGGGCGCCCGTCGACACGCCGCTCGCCGTCCAGCGCCTGCTCGCCTTCCTCGCCCTCGCCGGGCGGCCGCTCCCCCGCTGCTACGTCGCCGGCTCGCTGTGGCCGGAGACGGCCGAGGACCGGGCGGCGGCGAACCTCCGGGCCACCGTCTGGCGCCTCGGACCGTCCAGGGAGGCGGTGGTGGTCGTCACCGGGCTGGAGGTCGGCCTCACCGGCGGCCTCGCCGTCGACTACCCCGAGGCCCTGGCCGGCGCCCGCCGCGTCCTCGAGCCCGGCGCCACGGCGGCGCCCGGCGAGGTCGACCGCCTCCTCCGCTGGGGCGAGCTGCTGCCCGGCTGGCACGACGACTGGGTCCTGACCGAGCGGGAGCGGCTCCGCCAGCTCCGGCTCCACGCCCTGGAAGCGGTGTCCCGGCGGCTGGCGGCCGACGGCGAGACGATGCGCGCCATCGACGTCGCCCTCTCCGCCGTCGCCGCCGAGCCGCTGCGGGAGAGCGCCCACCGGGTCCTCGTCGAGGCCCACCTGGCCGAGGGCAACCGGGCCGAGGCGGCCCGGGCGGTGGCCAGCTTCACCCAGTCGCTGCGCCGCTGCGTCGGCCTCGAGCCGTCGCCCCGGCTGCTCGGCCTCGTCGACGCGTAGCGCCGGTCAGGCGTCGCCCGCGCCCGGGCCCAGCCGGGGCTCGGCCCACAGGTCCTCGCCGTCGAGGGCGCGCCGGACGGCGTGGGCCACCGACCCGGCCACGTGCCTCGAGTCCGGGAACCAGAGCGACCCGGCGTGGACGAGGAACACCGCGCCATGGCCCCGCCCGAGCCGCCCGGCCGGGTCGAGGAAGTACAGGCCGCCGCCGTAGTCGCCGCCGACGAGCGTCATCCCCGGGACGTCCTTCCGGTAGGGCTCGTCGTCGTTCAGGATGCGCAGGTCGTCGACCCCCCACAGGTCGAAGGCGGTCGGCGACGTGGCCAGCCCGAACCCGTCGGACCAGGCGAGCAGCCGGCGGACGTCGGCCGGCAGCCGGAGGTCGCGCCCGCGGTCCACGGCGTCGACGGCGGCGGGGTCGGCCGGCGGCCGCCTGGTCAGGGGCGGGCGGGGCAGGGCCGCCAGCCGGTCGATCACCTCGTCCACGACGCTCACCACGGGGGTGCCTTCCCGAACACGCCGTTCAGCGTGGCGTCGATGGTGCCCTGGGGCACGTTCTTCGACCGCAGGTCGGCCTCCCAGGCCCGGTAGAGCCCCTCGAAGTAGGCGTCCGACCTCGCCAGCAGGTCCGACGCCACCGTGTCGGGCACCTCGGCCCGCTTCATGTCCTCGAGCATCAGCTGGCGCTCCTCGACGTAGGACCGCTTGCCCCGGTCGGCCCGGCGGCCGCTCTGGCGGGCGGTGATCCGCTGGTGCGGGCTCCCGGCGTACTTGTCGCGCAAGAGGATGGCAGGGCAGTCGTCGCGCCCGTACCCGGGGATGCCGCGGTCCTGGGCCCACGCGTCCTGGATGCCGTGGTGGGACTCGTAGAACCCGTCGGTCGACAGGTTCCCGGTCAGGTTGCCGTGGGTGTCGACCGTCCACTCGCGCACGACCGTGCCGTCCGGCCTCGTCGCCCGCCAGCGGCCGTTCACCTTGGTGGCGGTGAGGCCCTTGGCGACGGCCCAGCTGGCGATGGCCGTGTCGAACAGCTTCTGCGCCTCCGCCATGTTCTTGACCGCGGCCAGCGCGTCGGCCGAGTTCGTGAGCGTCGGGTCGCTCCGGTTGCGCTGGTCGTACAGGAACTCGCGGAGGCCGGGGTGGTCGGGCGGCAGGTTCAGCCGTCGCATGAAGTCGTGGATCTTCGCCAGCACGGCCGGCTTGGGCGGAGGCACCGGGATGCACAGCGACGCGCACAGCGTGATCGCCCTGCGCACCTCGGGGTCCATCGTGCGGAACGCCTCGTACACCGCCGGGTCGGCCCTGATCTGGTCGGCGCCCTCCTTCAGGCTGTTCAGCCACGACTCGAACGACTGGTGGGCGAGCGTGCCCTCCTTCGTCCCGGCCGAGTGGGCGATCGTCTGCTCCCTCGCCCTCGACTTCGCCCGCTGGGCGAGGGTGGCGCCGACCATGATCCCGGCCTGGAGCAGGGCGTTGCCGACGATCTCCATCGTCTTCGCCAGCCGCAGCCCCGGCGGGTAGCCGGAGTCCTTCAGCGCCTCGATCTGCTCGGCGATCTGGGCGCCCATCAGCAGCACGCCGAGGCCGTTGGCGCCGGCGCCGATGATGAGGAACGCCTGGGACAGCCGGATCATCCGCAGCGGGGTGGTGACCTCGCCGAGCCCGGCGAACGCGCCGACGACGTTGACGACGTCCATGGCGAGCGCGAGGTCGAAGCGCAGGCTGCCCGACTCGGCCCGGCTGGCGATGCGGTAGGCGCTCGGGACGGCCCCGATGATCCCGGCGGGGAGCATGAGCACGAGCGACGCGCCGCCGGTGAACGGGGCGGCGGCCACGGCGGCCACGGCGAGGGCCGTGGCGACGTGCTCCATCGTCTCCATGACGAGGGCGCCCTTGCTCTTCGCGATCTTGATCGTCTTGCGGGCGCCGCCCGGGAACTGCACGGCGACGACGCCATAGCCGTAGCCGTGGATGTCCTCGAGGATGGCGACGAGGGCCGCCTCGATGGCCTCGTTCGCGGTCGGCGCCGTCCGCTTGGCATCGTCGCTCGTCGGCGTCGTGAGGTCGGAGACGTACCACGTCTCCCCCGTCTTCCTGCCGGCGTCGTCGTGGGTGTCGCCGACCTTGGCGACCTCGAGGGCGAGGGCGACGACCGACCCCTCGTCGCTCGTGAACACGGCCGACATGGGCGTGGCGCCGGTCAGCGCGGCCGCCCGGGCGCCCCTCGTGTCGAGGGTCTCCTCGAGCCGCTTGATCTGCTTGTCGAGCAGGCTGCGGTCGGCCTCCGTGCCGGCCTGCCCCTCGAGCGCCTTGCGCCGCTTCCGCAGGTCGTCGAGCTGCTGCTCCAGGGCGCCGCCGTAGGACTCGAGCACCTTGTAGAGGCGCTCGGCCTCCTCGCGCTTCTGCTCGTAGTCGGGGGGCGGCGGCTTCTTGTCGAGCTCCTTGCGCAGCTCGTCGAGGCGCCGGCGGTCGGCCTCCCGCATCGACACGACGAGGTCGAGGGTGCTCTCGGCGAGCGCCTCGGTGGTCTTGACGACGGCCGGCATGTACGCCGTCGCCGGCGCCCGGACGAAGCCCTTGCCCTGGATCTGCTGGGACGCCGTGCAGGCGACGACGTAGAGGCCGGCCCCCTCGGTGAACACGATGTCGCGCTCGCTGCGGGGCCGGGTGAGGTCCCGCAGCACGTCCCAGGTGATCGCCCCGAGCAGGCGGAACAGGCTGTTGACGGCGACCAGCTCGAGCTCGGCGCCGGCCTGGCCGACGTTCGCCATCAGCCCCCCGACGGCCCGCTCGAGGTCCGTGGCCGAGCGAGCGGCCCAGCGCTTCAGCTCCTGCCGGGTGACGGCGCCGGTCGACGGCGTCTTGTAGGCGCTCTTCGCCAGGGTCGCCACCTGCTCGTCGGGGAGCTTCTTGATCCCCCACGTGAAGTCGTAGCGGGTGAAGGCCTCGAACACGTCGGGGAAGGCGAGCTGCATGGCGTAGCGGTAGGTGCCGTCGAGGGACGCGTCGAAGAACGCCCCGAGCGGCGGGTGGACGCTGAGCGACGCGGGGTGGGGCGGCAGGTTCGACGTGGCCGGGTCGTCGGTCAGCTGGATGTCGCCCGGCCGGGTCGTCCTCGCCTGGGGCACCCAGGCGAAGAACGTCGTCAGCAGCTTCTTGCGCTCGTCGGTGCCGCCCGGCTTGGTCGCCCCGCTCCACCGCTCCCGCTGGGTCGACAGGAAGGCGAGGAACGACGGCCCGTAGCGGGCGTCCACGTCGGCGGTGGCGGGCGCGGCGGTCGTCCAGGTCGGCATGGGCCCCGCGTCGGGGTCGCGGGCGGTGGTCGCGGCCGCCCACCGCTCGAACCCGGGCGGCGGCCAGATGAGCACGTAGGCCGGCTC
This genomic window contains:
- a CDS encoding class I SAM-dependent methyltransferase, which encodes MSWLFARVYDRLTAQMEEACLERWRADLLAGVEGDVLEIGAGTGRNLAHYGAGVRRLVLTEPDRHMRERLAERVAAEPPAAGRVEVVDAPAEHLPFPDGGFDVAVTTLVLCSVADQPAALAELRRVLRPGGRLVFLEHVAADGRPRRLRWQRRLEPVWRRLAGGCRLTRRTGDAIAAAGFEVEDVARESIRRASPLVRPSVRGTARVPAP
- a CDS encoding Hsp20/alpha crystallin family protein, whose translation is MSDSARQTQQANQEYKAAVGDATTPQPVPVNMYETTDAVVVVAPLPAVMPDDVEIAVDGRQLTIRAALRSPAPKQYLLSEWSYGPYERTLELPDGFGRSVEASLANGQLAVRVLRGEPDGGEPQTTTPVVPGRNQP
- a CDS encoding BTAD domain-containing putative transcriptional regulator — encoded protein: MRGSVAGGATAPVVPSSLVLIGGFGLEVDGAPVDTPLAVQRLLAFLALAGRPLPRCYVAGSLWPETAEDRAAANLRATVWRLGPSREAVVVVTGLEVGLTGGLAVDYPEALAGARRVLEPGATAAPGEVDRLLRWGELLPGWHDDWVLTERERLRQLRLHALEAVSRRLAADGETMRAIDVALSAVAAEPLRESAHRVLVEAHLAEGNRAEAARAVASFTQSLRRCVGLEPSPRLLGLVDA
- a CDS encoding DUF4157 domain-containing protein — protein: MGDGASRARASPARTAGAGAARAARRGRPAAVARRRSADAPLLRTAVARAACGCATGACRCGGGSPVARQAADGARAGGGIESSTSPLPDAPVPSAVAEPAARPAAPVDRALAEPGEPLDPALGDRFGEALGVDLSGVEVHRGGAADEAATALDALAFTVGSHVVLAGTAPDPATPEGERLLAHEVAHVVQQGGAPGEGAAEVSPAPPAPATTPAGHVVVTRPTDAVEAEADRVADRITGGATAAVTPASAGAVARQSPPATAPATEPRPAIGNLPRITANLIHLVFTYPDTTTRFAAGPKPRQGMYLVAVALTSGQGDEATLAKIVAHMAGPLGAQAMGSLAGTSAGDEIVGDVKVDGAVALPLLSWLKAEGITPPVTDDQQEVLRLGTYARQLLTRFHDEPDFREAVLPGHRFPAWYTIDVGITDLHRYGRLLRAAVAAYEAHLAQPADTARRDDFHVAAAALFSAVFEPITVMEAVRKDVALVTEPAYVLIWPPPGFERWAAATTARDPDAGPMPTWTTAAPATADVDARYGPSFLAFLSTQRERWSGATKPGGTDERKKLLTTFFAWVPQARTTRPGDIQLTDDPATSNLPPHPASLSVHPPLGAFFDASLDGTYRYAMQLAFPDVFEAFTRYDFTWGIKKLPDEQVATLAKSAYKTPSTGAVTRQELKRWAARSATDLERAVGGLMANVGQAGAELELVAVNSLFRLLGAITWDVLRDLTRPRSERDIVFTEGAGLYVVACTASQQIQGKGFVRAPATAYMPAVVKTTEALAESTLDLVVSMREADRRRLDELRKELDKKPPPPDYEQKREEAERLYKVLESYGGALEQQLDDLRKRRKALEGQAGTEADRSLLDKQIKRLEETLDTRGARAAALTGATPMSAVFTSDEGSVVALALEVAKVGDTHDDAGRKTGETWYVSDLTTPTSDDAKRTAPTANEAIEAALVAILEDIHGYGYGVVAVQFPGGARKTIKIAKSKGALVMETMEHVATALAVAAVAAAPFTGGASLVLMLPAGIIGAVPSAYRIASRAESGSLRFDLALAMDVVNVVGAFAGLGEVTTPLRMIRLSQAFLIIGAGANGLGVLLMGAQIAEQIEALKDSGYPPGLRLAKTMEIVGNALLQAGIMVGATLAQRAKSRAREQTIAHSAGTKEGTLAHQSFESWLNSLKEGADQIRADPAVYEAFRTMDPEVRRAITLCASLCIPVPPPKPAVLAKIHDFMRRLNLPPDHPGLREFLYDQRNRSDPTLTNSADALAAVKNMAEAQKLFDTAIASWAVAKGLTATKVNGRWRATRPDGTVVREWTVDTHGNLTGNLSTDGFYESHHGIQDAWAQDRGIPGYGRDDCPAILLRDKYAGSPHQRITARQSGRRADRGKRSYVEERQLMLEDMKRAEVPDTVASDLLARSDAYFEGLYRAWEADLRSKNVPQGTIDATLNGVFGKAPPW
- a CDS encoding BTAD domain-containing putative transcriptional regulator, translated to MPRLSLLNGFELEVDGASVELSRPCQRLLAVVALNRASVARSTVAGVLWPERDERRSAANVRSTLWRLPAEVRALVRPDQHRISLDPSLRCDVDELVALAARLVDTVPVAAADLRVGPLLHDLLPAWYDDWVVVERERLRQLRVHALEALAARLRAESRFGESIEAGLAAVAAEPLRESAHRSLVETHLAEGNRTEAIRQCDLYRRLLRHEMGVDASPLLDALERRALGR
- a CDS encoding SMI1/KNR4 family protein, translated to MSVVDEVIDRLAALPRPPLTRRPPADPAAVDAVDRGRDLRLPADVRRLLAWSDGFGLATSPTAFDLWGVDDLRILNDDEPYRKDVPGMTLVGGDYGGGLYFLDPAGRLGRGHGAVFLVHAGSLWFPDSRHVAGSVAHAVRRALDGEDLWAEPRLGPGAGDA